A part of Solicola gregarius genomic DNA contains:
- a CDS encoding M56 family metallopeptidase, with product MTPLLLGVIGLLLAHPVPAALGLMRWPYRVPRAAIVLWQAMALAAVLAVLGAGLSTALWLVSPPDGELVRWRVVAHFLVLALTAFVVVRLCWSTWNVARETRERRRRQRELVDVLARADVAAPGARVLAERTPIAYCVPAHRNSRVVVSSGTLAELDEDELAAVLAHERAHVRNRHDLVLEAFTALRHAFPLVPRGDAPLHQSRVMIELLADDRARREHGTLPLARALVKLADRPAPLGALGAGSAAQLRLERLSAQPRTHVIEAACAYALAAGVLVGPTVSLAVPWIAHAWSAVI from the coding sequence ATGACTCCACTCCTGCTGGGCGTCATCGGGCTGCTGCTGGCGCATCCCGTGCCGGCCGCGCTCGGGCTGATGCGGTGGCCGTACCGGGTGCCGCGCGCGGCGATCGTGCTGTGGCAGGCGATGGCGCTCGCGGCCGTGCTCGCGGTGCTCGGCGCCGGGCTGTCGACGGCGCTCTGGCTGGTCAGCCCGCCCGACGGCGAGCTCGTGCGGTGGCGCGTCGTGGCGCACTTCCTGGTGCTGGCGCTCACGGCGTTCGTCGTCGTACGCCTGTGCTGGTCGACGTGGAATGTGGCACGCGAGACCCGCGAACGCCGGCGCCGGCAACGCGAGCTCGTCGACGTGCTCGCGCGGGCCGACGTCGCCGCACCCGGGGCGCGGGTGCTCGCAGAACGCACGCCGATCGCGTACTGCGTTCCGGCGCATCGCAACTCACGGGTCGTGGTGTCGTCCGGGACGCTCGCCGAGCTCGACGAGGACGAGCTCGCCGCCGTACTCGCCCATGAACGCGCGCACGTACGAAACCGGCACGACCTCGTGCTGGAGGCCTTCACGGCGTTGCGTCACGCGTTCCCGTTGGTGCCGCGTGGCGACGCGCCCCTCCACCAGAGTCGGGTGATGATCGAACTGCTCGCCGACGACCGGGCACGCCGCGAGCATGGGACGCTCCCGCTCGCGCGGGCGCTGGTGAAGCTGGCGGATCGACCGGCGCCACTCGGCGCACTCGGTGCGGGATCGGCCGCACAACTGCGGCTGGAGCGATTGTCGGCGCAGCCGCGTACGCACGTCATCGAGGCGGCGTGCGCGTACGCCCTGGCGGCGGGCGTCCTGGTCGGCCCGACCGTCAGTCTTGCCGTGCCGTGGATCGCTCATGCATGGAGCGCAGTGATCTGA
- a CDS encoding BlaI/MecI/CopY family transcriptional regulator, which yields MAQLGELEREVMDRLWAAGERLTVRDVHDQLSAERPLAYTTVMTVLDRLTRKDMVVRTQRGRAYLYAPANSRDELTAELLNEVLDGAGGDRTAALVHFAETVSADEADALRTALARIEAQHEDTT from the coding sequence GTGGCACAACTCGGAGAGCTCGAACGCGAGGTCATGGACCGCCTCTGGGCGGCCGGCGAGCGCTTGACGGTGCGCGACGTGCACGACCAGCTGAGCGCAGAGCGACCGCTGGCGTACACGACGGTGATGACGGTTCTCGACCGGCTGACACGCAAAGACATGGTGGTCCGCACCCAGCGCGGGCGCGCCTACCTGTACGCGCCCGCGAACAGTCGCGACGAGCTGACCGCCGAGCTGCTCAACGAGGTGCTCGACGGTGCGGGCGGCGACCGGACGGCGGCGCTCGTGCACTTCGCCGAGACCGTGTCGGCCGATGAGGCCGACGCCCTGCGCACGGCACTCGCCCGGATAGAGGCGCAGCACGAGGACACGACCTAG
- a CDS encoding cytochrome ubiquinol oxidase subunit I produces MEVLDLARLQFGATTVYHYLFVPLTISLACLVAGLQTAWVRTDHERYLKLTKFFGKLFLINFAMGIVTGIVQEFQFGMNWSDYSRFVGDIFGAPLALEGLLAFFLESTFLGLWIFGWDRLPKRIHLACIWIAAIGTVLSAYFILAANSFMQNPVGYTIDEQRGRAELTDFVAVLTNKVVLITLPHTIFAAFMVGGAFIAAVAMWHLVRRPDVDSDAFRTALKVGAITVIVAGIGTAVTGDTQGKVMTEVQPMKMAAAEALYEDEQPASFSVLTIGTLDGSEEVYSIKLPHLLSFLGTGDLNGEVRGINSLQREYEQAYGPGDYSPNIPVTYWTFRAMITAGGLAALIAAIMLWSIRRGRTPTSRWLVWSAIALPFLPIAANAFGWIFTEMGRQPWLVFGLLPTASGVSPGTTGAEVTTSLIGFSLVYTVLAVIEIRLLLTYIREGLPDVTPVEPADGDDAPMTFAY; encoded by the coding sequence ATGGAAGTCCTGGATCTGGCGCGGCTGCAGTTCGGCGCCACCACCGTCTATCACTACCTCTTCGTCCCGCTGACCATCAGCCTCGCGTGCCTCGTCGCGGGTCTGCAGACGGCATGGGTACGTACCGATCACGAGCGCTATCTGAAGCTCACGAAGTTCTTCGGCAAGTTGTTCCTGATCAACTTCGCGATGGGCATCGTGACCGGCATAGTGCAGGAGTTCCAGTTCGGGATGAACTGGAGCGACTACTCCCGCTTCGTCGGCGACATCTTCGGTGCACCGCTCGCACTCGAGGGCCTGCTGGCGTTCTTCCTCGAGTCGACGTTCCTCGGCCTGTGGATCTTCGGTTGGGACCGGCTGCCCAAACGCATCCACCTCGCGTGCATCTGGATCGCCGCGATCGGCACCGTGCTCTCGGCGTACTTCATCCTCGCCGCCAACTCGTTCATGCAGAACCCGGTCGGCTACACGATCGACGAGCAACGCGGCCGAGCCGAGCTGACCGACTTCGTCGCCGTGCTGACCAACAAGGTCGTACTGATCACGCTGCCGCACACGATCTTCGCCGCCTTCATGGTCGGCGGCGCCTTCATCGCGGCGGTTGCGATGTGGCACCTGGTGCGCCGCCCGGACGTCGATAGCGACGCGTTCCGGACGGCACTGAAGGTCGGTGCCATCACCGTGATCGTCGCCGGCATCGGCACCGCCGTCACCGGTGACACCCAGGGCAAGGTGATGACCGAGGTGCAGCCGATGAAGATGGCCGCGGCCGAGGCGCTGTACGAGGACGAGCAGCCCGCGTCGTTCTCGGTGCTCACGATCGGCACGCTGGACGGCTCGGAGGAGGTCTACTCGATCAAGCTGCCACACCTGCTGTCGTTCCTCGGCACCGGCGATCTGAACGGCGAGGTCCGCGGCATCAACTCCCTGCAGCGGGAGTACGAGCAGGCGTACGGACCCGGCGACTACAGCCCGAACATCCCGGTCACCTACTGGACGTTCCGGGCGATGATCACGGCCGGCGGGCTGGCCGCGCTGATCGCGGCGATCATGCTCTGGTCGATCCGGCGCGGTCGTACGCCGACGTCGCGATGGCTGGTGTGGTCGGCGATCGCGCTGCCGTTCCTGCCGATCGCCGCCAACGCGTTCGGGTGGATCTTCACCGAGATGGGACGTCAACCCTGGTTGGTGTTCGGGCTCTTGCCGACCGCCTCGGGGGTTTCTCCGGGTACGACCGGCGCCGAGGTGACGACCTCGCTCATCGGCTTCAGCCTGGTGTACACGGTGCTCGCCGTGATCGAGATCCGGCTGCTGCTGACGTACATCCGTGAAGGGCTCCCTGACGTCACGCCGGTCGAGCCCGCCGACGGCGACGACGCCCCGATGACCTTCGCGTACTGA
- the cydB gene encoding cytochrome d ubiquinol oxidase subunit II, translating into MELTTIWFCAIAFLWVGYLVLEGFDFGVGIWMAILGRNDNERRVVLNTIGPVWDGNEVWVIVAGGAMFAAFPEWYATLFSGFYLPLFAILVALILRATALEYRGKRDDPAWRRRWDWCIVGGSLVPAVLWGVALANIVRGVPIDADHEYVGTLFDLLNPYALLGGLATLTLFMTHGAVFIALKTTGDVRARANRAGIRVGALAVLVGGAFMAWTVVDSDAARTAPFAVAAAVALVLGLLAAMRERDGWAFAGTAVTIGLVVVMLFVALFPDVMTSSLDSAYSLTTDNASATPYTLRIMTWSAVVFVPLVLLYQGWSYWVFRKRIGTENIPA; encoded by the coding sequence ATGGAACTCACCACGATCTGGTTCTGCGCCATCGCGTTCCTCTGGGTCGGCTACCTCGTGCTCGAGGGGTTCGACTTCGGGGTTGGGATATGGATGGCGATCCTCGGCCGCAACGACAACGAGCGCCGCGTCGTACTCAACACGATCGGCCCCGTCTGGGACGGCAACGAGGTATGGGTCATCGTCGCCGGCGGCGCCATGTTCGCCGCGTTCCCGGAGTGGTACGCGACGCTGTTCTCGGGCTTCTACCTGCCCTTGTTCGCCATTCTCGTCGCGCTGATCCTGCGTGCCACCGCGCTGGAGTACCGAGGCAAACGCGACGACCCGGCGTGGCGGCGGCGGTGGGACTGGTGCATCGTCGGCGGCTCGCTCGTACCCGCGGTGCTCTGGGGCGTCGCGCTCGCCAACATCGTCCGCGGCGTCCCGATCGACGCCGACCACGAGTACGTCGGCACGCTGTTCGACCTGCTCAACCCGTACGCGCTGCTCGGCGGGCTCGCGACGCTGACGTTGTTCATGACCCACGGTGCCGTGTTCATCGCGCTGAAGACCACCGGTGACGTGCGGGCGCGGGCCAACCGTGCGGGTATCCGCGTCGGAGCTCTCGCCGTCCTGGTCGGTGGCGCCTTCATGGCCTGGACTGTCGTCGACTCCGATGCGGCACGTACGGCGCCGTTCGCCGTTGCGGCGGCCGTGGCACTCGTACTCGGTCTGCTCGCGGCGATGCGTGAGCGTGACGGCTGGGCGTTCGCCGGCACAGCCGTGACGATCGGGCTGGTGGTGGTGATGCTGTTCGTCGCGTTGTTCCCCGACGTCATGACGTCGTCGCTCGACTCCGCGTACTCGCTCACGACCGACAACGCCTCGGCAACGCCGTACACGCTGCGGATCATGACCTGGTCGGCCGTCGTCTTCGTGCCGCTCGTGCTGCTGTACCAGGGGTGGTCGTACTGGGTGTTCCGCAAGCGCATCGGCACCGAGAACATTCCGGCGTGA
- the cydD gene encoding thiol reductant ABC exporter subunit CydD has protein sequence MKPAGGALDPELVRRSAPVRRHLAVAVALGTVAAGLIVAQAWLMSVAVAQGFDGDGWSGALAAAVLGVAACFAGRALIGWGHRVAAVRAASAVKSGLRREVVEALLSDRSRPAYESGHVIALLGHGLDSLDAYFSKYLPQLVLALTVPATVCAAMLWADVLAAVTVMVTLPLIVVFMVLVGWLTRDRTERRWEALKRLTHHFADVLDGLTVLKVFGRSTRQADGLRTTGEQHRVETMRALRLAFLSSFVLELCATISVALVAVGVGLRVLDGALSLQTALFVLLLAPEAFLPVRQVGAHFHDSAEGATAARDAFTLLDGVPGGGRPNLGSMWHRSNRSQPMPHRPQSGPHLDLRGIGVRYPDRDSDALPPTDLTVEPGEVVALVGPSGCGKSTMLGVLLGFVRAESGEIVVDGVPVPDPSRLRGRIAWVPQHPALIAGTVADNVRLTTAATDVDVRHALDDAAACTLALDREVTERGANLSAGERRRVAIARALLRVRNGADILLLDEPTAGLDADAERTVIEAIRREHVTTLMVAHRPALIGAADRVEHVGRTVVRV, from the coding sequence ATGAAACCAGCGGGTGGGGCACTTGATCCCGAGCTCGTACGACGGTCGGCCCCGGTGCGCCGCCATCTCGCGGTCGCGGTCGCGCTCGGTACGGTCGCCGCCGGGCTGATCGTCGCGCAGGCGTGGCTCATGTCCGTCGCCGTTGCGCAGGGCTTCGACGGCGACGGCTGGTCGGGTGCGCTCGCTGCCGCGGTACTCGGCGTCGCCGCGTGCTTCGCCGGGAGGGCGCTGATCGGCTGGGGCCACCGGGTCGCCGCCGTGCGCGCGGCTTCGGCGGTCAAGTCGGGCTTGCGGCGCGAGGTCGTCGAGGCGCTGCTGTCGGATCGGTCGCGGCCCGCGTACGAGTCGGGGCACGTGATCGCCCTGCTCGGTCACGGCTTGGACTCGCTCGACGCGTACTTCTCGAAGTACCTGCCACAGCTGGTGCTCGCGCTCACGGTGCCGGCGACCGTCTGCGCGGCGATGCTGTGGGCAGACGTGCTCGCTGCGGTGACCGTGATGGTCACCCTGCCGCTGATCGTGGTGTTCATGGTGCTCGTCGGGTGGCTCACCCGCGATCGCACCGAACGGCGCTGGGAGGCCCTGAAGCGCCTGACCCACCACTTCGCCGATGTGCTCGACGGCCTCACCGTGCTGAAGGTCTTCGGCCGCTCCACGCGGCAGGCCGACGGGTTGCGTACGACGGGCGAGCAGCACCGGGTCGAGACGATGCGGGCGCTGCGGTTGGCGTTCCTGTCGTCGTTCGTACTCGAGCTGTGCGCGACGATCTCGGTCGCCCTGGTCGCCGTCGGAGTGGGGCTGCGGGTGCTCGACGGCGCATTGTCACTGCAGACGGCGTTGTTCGTACTGCTGCTGGCGCCCGAGGCGTTCCTACCCGTACGCCAGGTGGGTGCGCACTTCCACGACAGCGCGGAGGGCGCCACAGCCGCTCGGGACGCCTTCACGCTGCTCGACGGGGTGCCCGGGGGCGGGCGCCCGAACTTGGGGTCCATGTGGCATCGGTCCAATAGGTCTCAACCGATGCCACATAGACCCCAAAGCGGCCCGCACCTCGACCTGCGCGGAATCGGCGTCCGCTACCCCGACCGCGACAGCGACGCACTCCCGCCGACCGATCTGACGGTCGAACCGGGCGAGGTCGTCGCGCTGGTCGGGCCGTCCGGGTGCGGCAAGTCCACGATGCTCGGGGTGCTTCTCGGGTTCGTCCGCGCCGAGTCCGGGGAGATCGTGGTCGACGGCGTGCCCGTACCCGACCCGTCGAGGCTGCGCGGACGCATCGCGTGGGTGCCGCAGCATCCGGCACTCATCGCCGGCACGGTCGCGGACAACGTGCGGCTCACGACAGCAGCGACCGACGTCGACGTACGCCATGCGCTCGACGACGCCGCCGCCTGCACGCTCGCGCTCGACCGGGAGGTCACCGAACGGGGCGCGAACCTGTCGGCGGGCGAGCGCCGGCGGGTTGCGATCGCCCGCGCGCTGCTTCGGGTACGCAACGGCGCCGACATCCTTCTGCTCGACGAGCCGACCGCCGGTCTCGATGCCGACGCCGAACGTACGGTGATCGAGGCGATCCGGCGCGAACACGTCACGACGCTCATGGTCGCTCACCGACCTGCCCTGATCGGCGCCGCAGACCGGGTCGAGCACGTGGGACGCACGGTGGTGCGGGTATGA
- the cydC gene encoding thiol reductant ABC exporter subunit CydC, whose protein sequence is MNRQLTVGAVLGVLSTWSMIGLLLTSGWLLSRAAEQPPVLYLMVAIVAVRAFGIARGGLRYAERLLTHDGVLRTLTRIRADVYEQIERRAPAGLGDRRRGDLVSRVVGDVDALQDSILRVRLPWLVTATAAAGTTVLVGIVLPTAGLALAVAVTIVVVGVPALVRAAGERVQSQVAPLRGDLAAAAAEAVHAAPDLVAYDATSLVRERIGEIDARLRRAERRTAWLEGLGSALVFAALGIAVAAMLWLGIPAVADGSLTPVLLAVVALAPVALLDPLDAIPAMSHTRARVAGARNRLDQLGRAPVPVADPPQGSGSPDGYGIEVHGLSAAWPGGPEVLHAVSLTLPEGAVATVTGPSGCGKSTLAAVLLKFLTPTAGQVTLGGIDLASLTGDEVRGVVGMLGQDEHVFDTSIRENLRIARPDASEAALWEALDRAGLGHFVRGLPAQLDTAVGENGARLSGGERQRLGLARLLLGDHRVLILDEPTEQLDEEAGDALLADLLALAPERSILLITHRPLGSAVPRAARSVRIGEASAEKSATEHVPAR, encoded by the coding sequence ATGAACCGTCAGCTCACCGTCGGCGCCGTGCTCGGCGTGCTCTCGACCTGGTCCATGATCGGCCTGCTGCTCACGTCGGGCTGGCTGCTCTCGCGTGCGGCCGAGCAGCCACCGGTGCTCTACCTGATGGTCGCCATCGTCGCCGTACGAGCGTTCGGAATCGCCCGCGGCGGGCTACGCTACGCCGAACGCCTCCTCACCCACGACGGCGTGCTGCGGACCCTCACACGGATACGAGCCGATGTGTACGAGCAGATCGAGCGGCGCGCTCCGGCCGGGCTCGGCGACCGTCGGCGCGGCGACCTCGTCTCTCGGGTCGTCGGCGACGTCGACGCCCTGCAGGACTCGATCCTGCGCGTACGCCTGCCGTGGCTCGTCACCGCGACGGCGGCGGCGGGTACGACAGTGCTCGTCGGCATCGTGCTCCCCACGGCCGGACTGGCATTGGCGGTCGCCGTCACAATCGTGGTCGTCGGCGTACCCGCTCTGGTCCGGGCGGCGGGCGAGCGAGTCCAGTCGCAGGTTGCGCCGCTGCGGGGCGATCTGGCTGCCGCGGCAGCGGAGGCCGTGCATGCCGCGCCCGACCTCGTGGCGTACGACGCCACCTCGCTGGTACGCGAGCGGATCGGCGAGATCGACGCACGACTGCGGCGCGCCGAGCGGCGTACCGCATGGCTCGAAGGGCTCGGCTCGGCGCTGGTGTTCGCCGCGCTCGGCATCGCGGTGGCCGCGATGCTCTGGCTCGGTATCCCGGCTGTCGCAGACGGATCACTGACGCCGGTGCTGCTGGCCGTCGTCGCCCTGGCGCCGGTCGCGCTGCTGGATCCGCTCGATGCGATTCCCGCGATGAGCCACACCCGCGCCCGCGTCGCGGGTGCACGGAACCGTCTCGACCAGCTCGGGCGCGCTCCCGTACCCGTCGCCGACCCGCCACAGGGGAGCGGATCGCCCGACGGGTACGGGATCGAGGTGCACGGGCTGTCCGCGGCGTGGCCCGGCGGGCCCGAGGTGCTGCATGCCGTTTCCTTGACGCTCCCGGAGGGTGCGGTCGCCACCGTGACGGGCCCGAGCGGCTGCGGCAAGTCGACGCTCGCCGCGGTCCTGCTGAAGTTCCTGACGCCGACGGCGGGTCAGGTGACGCTCGGCGGCATCGACCTTGCGTCACTGACCGGCGACGAGGTACGCGGCGTGGTCGGAATGCTCGGCCAGGACGAGCACGTCTTCGACACGTCGATCCGCGAGAACCTTCGCATCGCGCGGCCCGACGCGTCCGAAGCGGCGTTGTGGGAGGCGCTCGACCGGGCCGGGCTCGGCCACTTCGTACGCGGGCTGCCGGCGCAGCTGGATACGGCCGTGGGGGAGAACGGTGCGCGGCTGTCGGGCGGCGAGCGGCAGCGTCTCGGGCTTGCGCGGCTGCTGCTCGGCGACCATCGGGTGTTGATCCTGGACGAGCCCACCGAGCAGCTCGACGAGGAGGCGGGCGACGCGCTGCTGGCCGATCTGCTCGCGCTGGCGCCCGAGCGTTCGATCCTGCTGATCACCCACCGTCCGCTCGGGTCGGCAGTGCCGCGCGCCGCAAGGTCTGTACGAATCGGCGAAGCGAGTGCTGAGAAGTCCGCGACTGAGCATGTTCCGGCCCGATGA
- a CDS encoding ATP-binding protein, whose amino-acid sequence MTVEGERRVIDRHLWPVVTQRHASVPVLVLNGPRTVGKSTLLAACAKAHDVLVTDLDDLPTRRSVSDDPSYFAASPSRPVCIDEYQYVPPLLDAIKAELNQDTRPGRYVLTGSTRYDSLPRVSQSLAGRAHVMTLWPLSQGELTGRKETFLDMLLSDARDLMSHEPSTTSREAYEEAVLAGGFPMPRLLKEAADKRRWFYDYVNTVIDRDALEIRRVRQRRVLPLVLRHLAARTASIMQATDIARRVELDARLVADYVTLLESVFLVHRIDAFGRTLSARVGKAPKLHMVDTGLAGQLLGVTPHKLASRDPSTLTEFGHLVETFAVNELVKQSGWAEAHVDLSHFRTKDQHEVDLVVESDDGRIAGIEVKAKGSVTDKDFRGLKLLRDRLGTSFVAGVVVNLGTRSYRYDERLYVVPLDRLWMPAP is encoded by the coding sequence ATGACAGTCGAAGGCGAGCGCCGGGTGATCGACCGGCACCTGTGGCCGGTCGTCACGCAGCGGCACGCTTCCGTGCCCGTACTGGTTCTCAACGGGCCGCGCACGGTTGGCAAGAGCACGCTACTGGCCGCGTGCGCTAAGGCCCACGACGTCCTCGTGACCGACCTCGATGACCTGCCGACCAGGCGCTCGGTATCGGACGACCCGAGCTACTTCGCGGCCAGCCCGAGCCGGCCGGTGTGCATCGATGAGTATCAGTACGTCCCGCCCCTTCTCGACGCCATCAAGGCCGAACTCAATCAAGACACCAGACCGGGCAGATATGTCCTCACCGGATCGACCCGTTATGACTCGCTCCCCCGAGTGAGCCAATCGCTGGCGGGGCGCGCTCACGTCATGACGTTGTGGCCGCTGTCGCAGGGCGAGCTCACGGGCCGCAAGGAAACCTTCCTCGACATGCTGTTGTCCGATGCACGGGACCTCATGTCCCATGAGCCATCGACAACGTCGCGCGAAGCGTACGAGGAAGCAGTGCTCGCCGGCGGCTTCCCGATGCCTCGCCTACTCAAGGAGGCCGCCGACAAGCGGCGATGGTTCTATGACTATGTCAACACGGTGATAGATCGCGACGCCCTCGAGATCAGGAGGGTTCGACAGCGACGAGTGCTACCACTCGTCCTCCGGCATCTTGCCGCCAGGACCGCGAGCATCATGCAGGCTACCGACATCGCCCGACGAGTCGAACTGGACGCCCGACTGGTGGCCGACTACGTGACGTTGCTCGAGTCCGTATTCCTGGTTCACCGCATCGACGCCTTCGGACGGACATTGTCCGCGAGAGTGGGCAAAGCCCCCAAGCTCCACATGGTCGACACCGGCCTGGCGGGCCAGTTGCTCGGAGTCACACCTCACAAACTCGCTTCACGCGACCCGTCGACCCTGACAGAGTTCGGCCATCTGGTCGAGACGTTCGCGGTCAACGAGCTGGTGAAGCAGTCGGGATGGGCAGAGGCGCACGTCGACCTCAGTCATTTCCGGACGAAGGACCAACATGAGGTCGATCTTGTCGTCGAGTCCGATGACGGAAGGATCGCCGGCATCGAGGTCAAGGCCAAGGGTTCCGTGACCGACAAGGACTTCCGCGGGCTCAAGCTGCTTCGGGACAGGCTGGGCACGAGCTTCGTAGCCGGTGTCGTTGTCAACCTCGGCACGCGCTCGTACCGATATGACGAGCGGTTGTACGTCGTGCCACTCGATCGGCTCTGGATGCCGGCACCGTGA
- a CDS encoding DUF2231 domain-containing protein yields MGPVEINGLPAHVLLVHLTIVLIPAAAACVVLSAWWPRARRWLGVLTPLACLAALAMVPITTNAGEWLEERLGGEAPLIERHEELGKLMLWWAIALAVVGVVQWAWHRWYARGSAGARVDRQNELVGARASSGPGGDQVEFGNGAGRTSAAGRATIVGVVIGLIATAVAVGSVVHLVRVGESGSRAVWEGSYSTE; encoded by the coding sequence ATGGGACCCGTCGAGATCAACGGACTTCCGGCGCACGTTCTGCTCGTGCATCTCACCATCGTGCTGATTCCGGCTGCGGCTGCGTGTGTCGTGCTGTCGGCGTGGTGGCCGCGTGCCCGACGCTGGCTCGGCGTACTCACCCCCCTCGCCTGCCTCGCGGCACTCGCGATGGTGCCGATCACCACCAACGCCGGCGAGTGGCTCGAGGAGCGGCTGGGCGGCGAGGCACCGCTCATCGAGCGGCACGAGGAGCTCGGCAAGCTGATGCTGTGGTGGGCGATCGCGCTCGCGGTCGTCGGCGTCGTGCAGTGGGCGTGGCACCGGTGGTACGCGCGCGGCTCCGCCGGCGCACGCGTGGACCGGCAGAACGAGCTGGTCGGCGCCCGAGCATCGTCCGGGCCGGGCGGCGACCAGGTCGAGTTCGGCAACGGTGCGGGGCGTACGTCTGCGGCCGGGCGGGCGACGATCGTCGGCGTCGTGATCGGGCTGATCGCGACTGCGGTCGCCGTCGGCTCGGTCGTCCACCTGGTTCGCGTCGGTGAGTCGGGTTCGCGCGCGGTGTGGGAGGGCTCGTACTCGACGGAGTGA
- a CDS encoding Rieske (2Fe-2S) protein, with amino-acid sequence MTGSHPITRRTAIGVGGGAIGAAVLAACGGDSDDDSGAGSGGSTTSDSPKPKSGAAIAKVADVPVGGSAQADVDGETVLLSQPEKGTIMAFSSVCTHQGCAVKPDGADLHCPCHDSIYDAATGEVKSGPAPDPLPKVSVKVDGDEIVAT; translated from the coding sequence ATGACCGGCAGTCATCCCATCACCCGGCGCACCGCCATCGGCGTAGGAGGAGGTGCCATCGGGGCGGCCGTGCTCGCCGCCTGCGGCGGAGACTCCGACGACGACTCGGGAGCGGGCTCGGGTGGTTCGACGACCAGCGACTCACCGAAGCCGAAGTCCGGCGCCGCCATCGCCAAGGTCGCAGACGTACCCGTCGGCGGGTCGGCGCAGGCCGATGTCGACGGCGAGACGGTCCTGCTGTCGCAGCCCGAGAAGGGCACGATCATGGCGTTCAGCTCCGTGTGTACGCACCAGGGCTGCGCGGTGAAGCCGGACGGCGCCGACCTGCACTGCCCGTGCCACGACTCGATCTACGACGCGGCGACCGGCGAGGTCAAGTCCGGACCGGCCCCCGATCCGCTGCCGAAGGTGTCGGTCAAGGTCGACGGCGACGAGATCGTCGCGACGTAA
- a CDS encoding sigma-70 family RNA polymerase sigma factor translates to MPDAQAEMLRTLHDEYGAALWAFALRGTRGDAAAAEDVVQETLLRAWRHIDTLDPEQGSPRAWLYSVAHRVMIDGWRKSSRRREVVEADVPERATPDNTDGLLDGWLVEEALGRLSADHRAVLLECYYRGQSTRVAAEHLGIPEGTVKSRTHYALRALRLVLAEMGVTS, encoded by the coding sequence ATGCCAGACGCGCAGGCCGAGATGCTGCGGACCCTGCACGACGAGTACGGAGCGGCGCTGTGGGCGTTCGCGCTTCGCGGTACGCGCGGCGACGCCGCCGCGGCCGAGGACGTCGTGCAGGAGACGCTGCTGCGCGCCTGGCGTCACATCGACACCCTCGACCCCGAGCAGGGGTCACCGCGGGCATGGCTGTACTCGGTCGCGCACCGCGTCATGATCGACGGCTGGCGAAAGTCGTCACGGAGGCGAGAGGTGGTCGAGGCAGACGTACCCGAACGCGCGACGCCCGACAACACCGACGGGCTGCTCGACGGGTGGCTCGTCGAGGAGGCACTCGGTCGTCTCAGCGCCGACCACCGCGCCGTACTGCTGGAGTGCTACTACCGCGGCCAGTCGACCCGGGTGGCCGCGGAGCACCTCGGAATCCCGGAAGGCACGGTCAAGTCGCGCACGCACTATGCGCTACGGGCGCTGCGCCTCGTACTCGCCGAGATGGGGGTGACGTCGTGA
- a CDS encoding anti-sigma factor family protein has protein sequence MTTPYEQVGDPFEQYDAAYVLGALAPGDRRDFERHLQTCDRCAQSVRELAGMPGIMAHANPLADEWPAPPLPDTLLPRLLAIRDHERRRRTWAVRGLVACAAAALVVVLAVVVTVSEDPDDGGSGGAAGVNESELAFEPVVESPVHASGDLNAVDWGTRIDIDCTYDAGNGYEERSYRLMVADESGVREQVAVWKVRPGQDVALTGSTDLAPAEIASIDIVTADGTSLLRAKP, from the coding sequence GTGACCACCCCGTACGAGCAGGTGGGCGACCCGTTCGAGCAGTACGACGCGGCGTACGTCCTCGGCGCACTCGCGCCGGGCGACCGTCGCGACTTCGAGCGACACCTGCAGACATGTGACCGGTGCGCACAGTCCGTACGCGAGCTGGCCGGCATGCCGGGCATCATGGCGCACGCGAACCCGCTCGCGGACGAATGGCCCGCACCGCCGCTGCCCGACACGCTGCTGCCCCGGCTGCTGGCGATCCGCGACCACGAACGCCGCCGGCGTACCTGGGCCGTACGCGGGCTCGTCGCGTGCGCGGCAGCGGCGCTCGTCGTCGTGCTGGCGGTCGTCGTCACCGTCTCAGAAGACCCGGACGACGGCGGATCCGGCGGCGCCGCAGGCGTCAACGAGTCGGAGCTGGCGTTCGAGCCCGTCGTCGAGAGCCCCGTCCACGCGAGCGGCGACCTGAACGCCGTCGACTGGGGTACGCGAATCGACATCGACTGCACGTACGACGCGGGCAACGGCTACGAGGAGCGTTCGTACCGGCTGATGGTCGCCGACGAGAGCGGCGTACGCGAACAGGTCGCGGTCTGGAAGGTGCGGCCCGGCCAGGACGTCGCGCTCACCGGCAGTACCGACCTGGCGCCCGCGGAGATCGCCTCGATCGACATCGTCACCGCCGACGGTACGAGCCTGCTGCGCGCAAAACCCTGA